In Theileria equi strain WA chromosome 4 map unlocalized gcontig_1105316255033, whole genome shotgun sequence, the following are encoded in one genomic region:
- a CDS encoding hypothetical protein (encoded by transcript BEWA_015810A), producing MGAGKTCTKGKWVDIDIGKTETKPSYKDPCKNNITIAKNDNPSGLNGYKKYTHRFSRLHYVGGIYYNREKQDSIKVTDAGLYEKSVTVYYLDYDVTNALPLIVGLEKTWLTNEYYYYKKTSYTSASNQWKDEDRSVKQENQLPEKLSEISTKLTGLVVLNLRKINGKYYANGDTSSPPTINEDLQIQVTGPSTEYTIYKKYKHAPTGGKSNIRPLSTKNYGKNIPFDPPVYGTWCSEVYVYFWKEDSGHTNPLLLELKPTSGASSYYTLTSGGGKRWTKQSGITVGKLKTLLDRENCKRNYAHVVDISKTSKSGYICPSCNSKRVTVFPANRSDYSYCFHYLTGGSFYRVKNRGTEQTGITFPSTISSVFVYRYPKGPDGIPLLIYLPLSSNKWFERESLTSNNWTDVKDGNKPTSTFDKDKILKLLNKILPTVTINVGQTGISISGQHTTYRAPSGDGGGEQKQINLKRNNLYGNDVGFSHHIQDKSAFILGGITHNGLSLQGIPQNLVVKSVKAFYDGKNPTDKKNLLMLEFEKNNHGPRNNYVYYQKESKDKSGFTLLSEQKNKIDGDILANQLAEIKEKLETKTGDGSNAGAIAGGVFGTGLSGTAIGVGIWKGKVIVKAIVSVLKAGL from the coding sequence ATGGGTGCAGGAAAAACATGTACCAAAGGAAAATGGGTTGATATTGACATTGGTAAAACAGAAACAAAACCCAGCTATAAGGATCCATGTAAGAATAACATAACTATAGCAAAGAATGACAATCCTTCAGGTCTTAATGGCTACAAGAAATATACTCACAGATTCAGCAGATTACATTATGTTGGCggaatatattacaataGAGAAAAACAAGATAGTATAAAGGTAACTGATGCAGGTCTCTATGAAAAAAGTGTCACCGTATACTATCTTGACTATGATGTCACTAACGCACTTCCCCTGATAGTTGGACTTGAAAAGACCTGGCTCACTAATGAATATTACTACTATAAAAAGACAAGCTATACTTCAGCTTCCAATCAATGGAAAGATGAAGATAGAAGTGTTAAGCAAGAGAACCAACTTCCTGAAAAACTCTCAGAAATTAGTACTAAGTTAACTGGACTTGTTGTACTAAATCTCCGTAAAATCAATGGGAAATACTATGCCAATGGTGACACTAGTTCACCTCCAACTATAAATGAAGACCTTCAAATTCAAGTCACTGGGCCTTCTACAGAATACACAATctacaaaaaatataagCATGCTCCTACCGGAGGCAAATCAAATATAAGACCTCTATCCACAAAGAATTATGGCAAGAACATACCATTTGATCCTCCTGTATATGGTACTTGGTGTAGTGAAGTGTATGTCTACTTCTGGAAAGAGGATTCTGGACATACTAATCCCCTGTTACTTGAGCTTAAGCCAACATCAGGTGCTTCCTCATATTACACACTTACTTCTGGTGGCGGTAAAAGGTGGACTAAACAGAGTGGTATAACTGTTGGTAAACTCAAAACTCTACTCGATAGAGAGAACTGTAAAAGAAATTATGCTCATGTtgtagacatttcaaagaCAAGCAAATCGGGTTATATCTGTCCTAGTTGTAATTCTAAGCGGGTTACAGTATTTCCAGCAAACCGCTCTGACTATTCATACTGCTTCCATTATCTTACTGGTGGTAGCTTCTATAGAGTAAAGAATAGGGGAACAGAACAGACTGGAATAACATTCCCTAGTACAATATCTAGTGTGTTTGTATATCGCTATCCAAAAGGACCTGATGGAATTCCACTTTTGATCTACCTTCCACTGTCATCCAATAAGTGGTTTGAAAGAGAATCTCTCACTTCTAATAACTGGACTGATGTcaaagatggtaataaaCCAACATCTACATTTGATAAGGACAAAATACTAAAACTTCTAAACAAAATATTGCCTACTGTTACCATAAATGTTGGACAAACCGGCATTAGTATTAGTGGACAACATACTACATACCGGGctccttctggagatggtgGAGGTGAACAGAAGCAGATTAATCTTAAAAGAAATAATCTATATGGGAACGATGTTGGTTTCTCTCATCATATTCAGGATAAATCTGCCTTTATACTTGGGGGAATTACACATAACGGGTTATCTCTACAAGGCATACCACAAAATCTAGTTGTTAAAAGTGTAAAAGCATTctatgatggaaagaatcCTACAGACAAAAAGAACCTTCTAATGCTTGAATTTGAGAAAAATAATCATGGTCCTCGGAACAACTACGTCTACTATCAAAAGGAAAGTAAGGATAAGAGTGGTTTTACTCTTCTTTCTGAGCAGAAGAATAAAATAGATGGTGATATTCTCGCAAATCAGCTTGCTGAAATAAAGGAGAAACTTGAGACTAAAACAGGGGATGGATCTAATGCGGGTGCTATAGCTGGTGGAGTGTTTGGAACTGGACTTAGTGGAACTGCTATTGGCGTTGGAATCTGGAAAGGGAAGGTCATAGTAAAGGCTATAGTTTCGGTACTAAAGGCTGGATTATGA
- a CDS encoding signal peptide containing protein (encoded by transcript BEWA_015820A), which translates to MVTVMQFIGPLPIFCVSVLLFIFIPAIHAVLAKKKIEVPIDLSGGRSARIEATPSKIYPGGVIYAVQMSSKHTHVIGDVFNKRELILPAYPTALSRSILIIPRDRESYIRIITRRMGRGNLFSRIDEFSRLPNGSYGKIYRRPIEINLQYQEPDDNINVDMKIDPKYKIGGIPEDLETLPIRYSVKPEVDLKVTIGVIRFGDHIVDDKVGWLLNREVIWEGGVINPEITVTSIYSNERQVRIKYGLKSELEGFHIIHEENVFLNLSN; encoded by the coding sequence ATGGTGACTGTTATGCAATTTATAGGTCCACTACCCATTTTCTGCGTCTCAGTACTCTTGTTTATCTTCATACCAGCCATTCATGCGGTTTTggcaaagaagaaaattgAGGTACCTATAGACCTCTCTGGAGGACGATCTGCGAGAATTGAAGCTACTCCATCAAAAATCTATCCAGGTGGTGTAATTTATGCTGTTCAAATGAGCTCCAAACATACTCACGTTATTGGCGATGTATTTAATAAAAGGGAACTTATTCTCCCTGCATATCCGACCGCTCTGAGCAGATCAattctgattattcccaGAGATCGTGAGAGCTATATCAGGATTATTACGAGAAGGATGGGTCGTGGTAATTTGTTCAGCAGAATTGATGAATTCTCAAGGCTTCCGAACGGGTCATACGGAAAAATCTATAGGAGACCTATAGAAATTAACCTGCAATATCAGGAACCTGACGATAATATCAATGTTGATATGAAGATAGATCCAAAGTACAAAATAGGAGGTATTCCAGAAGATTTAGAAACTCTGCCCATTAGATATTCTGTCAAACCTGAAGTTGACCTAAAGGTAACCATTGGTGTGATCCGTTTTGGTGACCATATTGttgatgataaagttggGTGGTTACTAAACAGGGAAGTCATATGGGAGGGTGGAGTAATAAATCCTGAAATAACTGTTACATCGATATATTCAAATGAACGTCAAGTCAGGATAAAGTATGGCCTAAAATCTGAATTGGAAGGGTTTCATATTATCCATGAGGAGAATGTTTTTCTTAATCTGTCCAACTAG
- a CDS encoding hypothetical protein (encoded by transcript BEWA_015830A) encodes MNEGINLDIGPSWWFKQQPGGISIVKAQSTSFNRYVENEYSKFGNRRLIGLSYNGNKLSKLSITKPFDNIMNVTVYFNRLNNVFLLMKISTSAKSYYYTNHDTNQSIGEKAEFDDFVTTASHALSEIELQGILDELFMKGKLDYYELSTGLRERLVRGGGVILDLANHKHGMFYVSDETNIQVMVTEDYSVTGYKGVQHTPFYYQFWIKGIKNKNGEEIRVEGQFPNYPLNCIVYYHGDDNSYNNPLLVMFYLKENTYGDPIDVPSKYLMCKNNQKINWDVLRVKDSSIGDEELLQILENISTNNRLLVEKISDENLRAKLGDITRYITVDLTNTTKYPKPYNYESGTNRAEIPVYILVMKYINTFNTFTIGEIKMSDGIITGKQLPTPETKIRKLSAYYTDYVGKNLFLIEVIPLYTISSGSQKAVYYYYRDNNEWRGCKLETLVEIRDDGREDYRVTQNFVKYVVENQGKITYDDLKEQDLMVNLEPYPKIEEEEVPTENPTEEPTGPSTQTPKDTVDTELTSAKFPPPKGSGNAGAIVGGIIGTLVCTGAFSFVMWRIGPSLRTYMAGREPLLLSTV; translated from the coding sequence atgaatgaagGGATAAATTTAGACATTGGACCAAGCTGGTGGTTCAAACAGCAACCCGGTGGAATATCTATAGTTAAGGCACAAAGTACTAGTTTTAATCGGTATGTTGAAAATGAATATTCAAAGTTTGGGAATCGTAGACTAATTGGACTCTCTTACAATGGAAATAAACTATCTAAGTTGTCAATTACAAAACCATTTGATAATATCATGAATGTGACGGTCTACTTTAATAGGTTAAACAACGTCTTTTTACTCATGAAAATTAGCACATCTGCAAAAAGTTATTATTATACAAACCACGATACAAATCAATCAATTGGCGAAAAGGCTGaatttgatgattttgtaACTACCGCTAGTCATGCACTTAGTGAAATAGAACTCCAAGGCATACTCGATGAATTATTTATGAAAGGAAAATTAGATTATTATGAGTTATCTACAGGACTAAGAGAAAGACTTGTAAGGGGAGGTGGTGTTATACTTGATCTTGCTAATCACAAACATGGGATGTTTTACGTTTCTGATGAAACGAACATACAAGTAATGGTTACAGAAGATTATTCTGTCACTGGATATAAGGGGGTTCAACATACTCCATTTTACTACCAATTTTGGATTAAGGGTATAAAGAACAAAAACGGTGAAGAAATTAGAGTGGAGGGGCAATTTCCCAATTACCCCTTGAATTGTATCGTCTACTACCATGGGGATGACAATAGTTACAACAATCCACTATTGGTAATGTTCTATCTAAAAGAGAATACTTACGGAGACCCGATAGATGTTCCTAGTAAATATTTGATGTGTAAAAACAACCAAAAAATAAATTGGGATGTTCTCAGAGTTAAAGATTCTAGTATAGGTGACGAGGAACTTTTGCAGATACTTGAGAACATTTCTACAAATAATAGACTTCTGGTTGAAAAGATATCAGATGAGAATCTTAGGGCTAAGCTTGGAGATATCACTCGATATATCACTGTTGATTTAACAAATACTACCAAGTATCCAAAGCCCTATAATTATGAATCCGGTACTAACCGAGCAGAAATCCCGGTATATATTTTGGTTATGAAATATATAAACACATTTAATACGTTCACTATTGGGGAAATTAAGATGTCAGATGGAATTATCACTGGTAAACAATTACCCACGCCCGAGACAAAAATACGAAAATTATCGGCCTATTACACGGACTATGTGGGCAAAAATCTGTTTTTAATAGAAGTTATCCCCCTTTATACCATATCCAGTGGTTCACAAAAGGCTGTATATTACTATTACAGGGATAACAATGAATGGCGAGGCTGCAAACTTGAAACACTTGTTGAGATTAGAGATGATGGCAGAGAAGACTATAGGGTCACccaaaattttgtcaaATACGTTGTAGAGAACCAAGGTAAGATAACCTATGATGATCTTAAGGAGCAAGACCTTATGGTAAATCTGGAACCGTATCCAAAgatagaggaagaagaagtCCCTACGGAAAACCCAACTGAGGAACCTACTGGACCATCAACGCAAACCCCCAAGGATACTGTTGATACAGAGTTAACTTCGGCTAAATTTCCACCTCCCAAAGGTTCTGGTAACGCCGGTGCTATAGTCGGTGGGATAATAGGAACTCTAGTTTGTACAGGTGCTTTCAGCTTTGTGATGTGGAGGATTGGGCCATCATTAAGGACTTATATGGCCGGTAGAGAGCCTCTTCTCTTATCTACTGTGTAA
- a CDS encoding conserved hypothetical protein (encoded by transcript BEWA_015840A): MEVKGHETDPGKSGHGQGNAKPVNSRHEEAKDGKTNVPRQRFDIYGNRLPCGLTESMLSTLHYMKYREAIRRYTGEFRNCPYVVSALYIVLVICVILTTSLISQYLDPTDPGTIRGSENATWYRLYIMEANNFAMIVSVLMGAFTVANLYFCIHPNSYSKIACSSKVTIKVFFLLYPFLMVYNYHKNHTSIAPRAVYNIRAYNVVGNFHYDTILLTIFSFLLFFFNIIAFLYRFVYPHLLLTMINDDVKLFRVLEFEEVRFNVPHVPGIPDGRVPGYRIKLGRIRDSSGRLKEPSRRYKIISGLINLMHFSRRKSYDTYQYVGQLNNLLRPHGFGFWNSPNFHGELLMGFWEGGFPFSPFKSREIGTNSGFSNVVVGWVQCRTDGNMQMGVANAECCVSGPFFRTFPRIMQYYSAPNEDLAHGKVLKFLGISDVFTGKVSDHAYFTENKVLMTLQGVSNDIVSYRYGNILSYVQKTSLKKGKLRTIFNRPKQSKDIPNICSKCMECILYGLSIHTPYFYTSDASTLQVSLDDTNLYVHGYIRKNPSGNEKRVETSKDTLAKSDETESSPTHGQMPEMGSSTAVGVDAVKDVDEMSYDPQKVIISVEGNPPKLSVSGWVRREEVRALEAWVYIHGFNVSCIDSISIFGQIISFGNYPQYIKPFVFSWPSGSRLTQFRYAIAHSTSSATKTAFLLMLKAFLDNGIRDVHFMTHSMGATMFLSAFADILNSEDKDIFKPLDSNEHGNQLRILTVTLLNPFHPVQEFIEHDYPRLKKYCSHITIFSDTNDKALRVAEIITLKKRLGRCVNNLFTFSEIEDPEKVRGYRSTLCSIVLPFTMEESSLHRPKKDKKRTWLDVDVIDTTCLGSNVHAMRHSYWFLNREVMEDLRDLIVSRKRAEQRTSRLDRSLGNAWVYRVAPVNINTIFETMF; this comes from the exons ATGGAGGTTAAGGGGCATGAGACAGACCCCGGCAAATCTGGCCATGGTCAGGGGAATGCTAAGCCTGTGAATAGTAGACACGAAGAAgcaaaggatggtaaaacAAACGTTCCACGTCAAAGGTTTGATATATATGGCAACAGGCTGCCCTGTGGTCTCACAGAATCGATGCTGTCGACTCTTCATTATATGAAGTACAGAGAAGCCATAAGAAGGTATACCGGAGAATTCAGAAACTGCCCATACGTTGTTTCTGCACTCTACATTGTACTGGTCATTTGTGTTATACTGACCACATCGCTAATATCGCAATATCTCGATCCTACGGACCCTGGAACAATACGAGGTAGCGAAAATGCAACATGGTATAGGCTGTATATTATGGAGGCTAACAACTTTGCAATGATTGTATCTGTCTTAATGGGAGCGTTTACAGTTGCAAACCTCTACTTTTGCATTCACCCCAATTCATACTCGAAAATTGCCTGCTCATCAAAGGTAACAATCAAGGTTTTCTTCCTGCTCTACCCCTTTTTGATGGTCTACAACTACCACAAAAATCATACGTCGATCGCACCTAGAGCAGTCTACAATATCAGAGCCTATAATGTTGTGGGAAATTTTCACTATGAcacaattctgctcacgattttttcatttctcctattcttcttcaataTTATCGCATTTCTTTATCGCTTCGTCTACCCACATCTTCTCCTCACAATGATAAATGATGATGTAAAACTTTTTAGGGTACTGGAGTTTGAAGAAGTTCGCTTCAACGTCCCGCATGTACCTGGAATTCCAGATGGAAGAGTTCCAGGATATCGTATAAAGCTTGGACGAATCAGAGATTCTTCTGGACGTCTTAAAGAGCCGAGTCGTCGCTATAAAATTATAAGTGGGCTGATAAATCTCATGCACTTTAGTAGGAGAAAATCATACGATACCTACCAGTACGTAGGACAACTTAATAATCTCTTGAGGCCGCACGGATTCGGGTTTTGGAATAGCCCAAACTTTCACGGAGAATTACTAATGGGATTTTGGGAAGGAGGATTTCCGTTTTCACCATTCAAAAGCAGAGAGATTGGAACAAATTCAGGATTCTCCAATGTTGTTGTTGGATGGGTTCAGTGTAGGACCGATGGAAATATGCAAATGGGAGTAGCAAATGCAGAGTGTTGTGTGAGCGGACCATTTTTCAGGACATTTCCTAGAATTATGCAGTACTATTCTGCACCAAATGAGGATTTGGCACACGGAAAGGTACTAAAGTTTTTAGGTATTAGTGATGTTTTTACTGGAAAAGTATCTGACCATGCATACTTTACAGAAAACAAGGTTTTGATGACTCTGCAAGGAGTTTCAAATGATATAGTCTCATACAGATACGGAAATATCCTAAGTTACGTTCAGAAAACTTCCCTTAAAAAAGGAAAACTAAGGACGATATTTAACAGACCAAAACAATCAAAGGATATACCAAACATATGTTCAAAGTGTATGGAATGTATCCTCTATGGCCTATCCATACATACTCCGTATTTTTATACAAGCGATGCATCAACCTTACAAGTTTCACTTgatgatacaaatttatatGTTCATGGCTATATTCGCAAAAATCCGTCTGGGAATGAGAAACGCGTTGAAACTTCAAAAGATACTTTGGCGAAATCTGATGAGACTGAGTCGTCACCGACTCATGGACAAATGCCAGAAATGGGCTCCAGCACAGCGGTTGGAGTAGATGCTGTTAAAGATGTAGATGAAATGTCTTATGACCCACAAAAGGTTATAATTAGCGTAGAGGGCAACCCTCCAAAACTCTCAGTCTCTGGATGGGTGAGAAGAGAGGAGGTAAGAGCTCTGGAAGCTTGGGTATACATTCACGGGTTCAATGTCAGCTGTATCGATTCTATAAGTATATTTGGACAAATCATTTCGTTTGGAAACTACCCACAGTATATAAAACCATTTGTATTCAGTTGGCCATCTGGGAGTAGGCTCACGCAATTTAGGTATGCAATTGCGCATTCGACTTCTTCTGCCACTAAAACCGCATTTTTACTCATGCTCAAGgcatttttggataatgGAATTAGGGATGTGCATTTTATGACACATAGTATGGGCGCTACAATGTTCCTTTCTGCATTTGCTGACATCCTAAATTCAGAAGATAAAGACATTTTTAAGCCACTTGATAGCAATGAGCACGGAAATCAATTAAGAATACTTACAGTGACACTCCTTAATCCATTTCATCCTGTTCAAGAATTTATTGAACATGACTATCCAAGACTAAAGAAGTATTGCTCGCATATTACAATTTTCTCGGATACAAATGACAAGGCTCTAAGAGTAGCGGAAATTATCACTCTAAAGAAACGTCTGGGTCGTTGTGTGAACAATTTGTTTACATTTTCTGAAATAGAGGATCCAGAAAAGGTGAGAGGGTATAGGAGTACACTTTGTTCTATCGTATTACCATTCACCATGGAAGAGTCCAGTTTGCATAGACCCAAGAAGGACAAGAAGAGGACTTGGCTAGATGTGGATGTTATAGATACCACGTGCCTAGGATCAAACGTCCATGCCATGAGACACTCTTATTGGTTTTTAAACAGAGAGGTCATGGAGGATTTGAG GGACCTAATCGTATCGAGAAAGCGCGCTGAACAACGCACTTCTAGGCTTGACAGAAGTTTGGGTAATGCATGGGTCTACAGGGTTGCTCCCGTAAACATAAACACAATCTTCGAAACAATGTTTTGA
- a CDS encoding membrane protein, hypothetical (encoded by transcript BEWA_015850A) yields MTRLLFGACALACFAEYTFALGYNSFYDGPPTLRFLEREKTLNADGEQKPSHVETSPGVPPSVTGGSMMAPSTSQENSGPLMPSILNAQFGQNTAQMQQPHLQNTQGFPAQIPSAVPQIHQENYPTPQVVQNSQPLEHSPALQTAITTEQLETQTVDQSQNLRGGTNGKKDPLYESLQGLESQLSNALGAVKEKLESIQEMNKRPIHVDCGVTRVRFVCPKDKKKKKEDNEESEEDDDDEDEKDEGEDEDE; encoded by the coding sequence ATGACAAGACTTTTATTTGGGGCATGTGCACTTGCATGCTTCGCGGAATATACCTTTGCCCTGGGCTACAACTCATTCTATGATGGACCACCAACTTTGAGGTTTTTGGAACGGGAGAAAACATTAAATGCTGATGGAGAGCAAAAACCCAGCCACGTGGAAACGTCACCCGGAGTTCCCCCAAGTGTTACTGGAGGAAGCATGATGGCTCCATCTACATCACAGGAGAATTCAGGTCCACTTATGCCAAGTATATTGAACGCGCAATTTGGTCAAAATACTGCTCAAATGCAACAACCACACTTACAAAACACTCAGGGATTTCCTGCACAAATTCCATCGGCTGTTCCACAGATACATCAGGAGAATTATCCTACACCTCAAGTTGTACAAAACTCTCAACCACTAGAGCATTCACCAGCTCTACAAACTGCTATTACTACGGAACAACTGGAAACGCAAACAGTGGATCAGAGCCAAAACTTGAGAGGAGGAACAAATGGCAAGAAAGACCCCCTATACGAATCCTTGCAAGGACTGGAAAGTCAATTATCTAACGCACTGGGAGCTGTCAAGGAAAAGCTGGAAAGTATACAAGAGATGAACAAGAGACCAATCCATGTAGATTGTGGAGTCACTAGAGTACGTTTTGTATGCCCAAAAGacaaaaagaagaagaaggaagataatgaagaatctgaggaGGACGATGACGAcgaagatgaaaaggatgagggagaagatgaggatgaatga
- a CDS encoding signal peptide containing protein (encoded by transcript BEWA_015860A): protein MVLFRTTLPPLILLLIVLLQGANGTPVRNKIVITLDIAAEPRPYIKNLPSVEFPGGIYYTMKRGYISRYVFGDVFDGQEQIASADPSAMSRSILVAMKDDGSRYIRITDRYRRSQKICSRVKEFMRYPTDIQYIEIQRVPLEIDVLDVEHNHMVNKEPIINREANSRSVYNIMARMGIPVRVEYIPAKYTIQKNLQDEVVIGTVKFGEYTVDNKIEGLVNREVTWEGGMENPKIVITSRYINDTETRSEYKFLREIGLFDSLTRRKNLALFR from the coding sequence ATGGTACTATTCCGGACAACCCTTCCACCACTCATTCTACTTCTCATCGTTCTTCTTCAAGGAGCCAATGGAACCCCGGTAAGAAACAAGATAGTGATTACTTTAGACATTGCTGCGGAACCTAGGCCTTATATTAAGAATCTCCCATCCGTAGAATTCCCCGGAGGTATTTATTATACTATGAAACGGGGTTATATATCTCGCTACGTATTTGGTGACGTGTTTGATGGACAAGAACAAATTGCCTCTGCGGATCCCTCGGCAATGAGTAGATCTATCCTAGTGGCAATGAAGGATGATGGATCAAGATACATTAGGATCACCGACAGATATCGAAGGAGCCAAAAAATTTGCTCTCGCGTTAAGGAGTTTATGAGATATCCGACTGATATACAATACATAGAAATTCAGAGGGTTCCTCTGGAAATAGACGTATTAGATGTAGAGCACAATCACATGGTAAATAAGGAACCGATTATCAACAGGGAAGCCAATAGCAGGAGTGTATATAATATAATGGCTCGTATGGGCATACCAGTGAGAGTGGAATATATACCCGCCAAATATACCATTCAAAAGAATCTTCAGGATGAAGTCGTCATTGGGACAGTTAAATTTGGTGAATATACTGTGGACAACAAGATTGAAGGACTAGTGAATAGGGAGGTCACCTGGGAGggaggaatggaaaatcCAAAGATTGTCATCACATCTAGATATATAAATGACACTGAAACTAGATCTGAATACAAGTTCTTGAGGGAAATTGGTTTATTTGATAGCCTTACCAGGAGAAAAAATTTGGCTCTTTTTCGATAG